One Ahaetulla prasina isolate Xishuangbanna chromosome 1, ASM2864084v1, whole genome shotgun sequence DNA window includes the following coding sequences:
- the CILP2 gene encoding cartilage intermediate layer protein 2, with protein MTGFKLALVFISFVFIGVLAQDPEMKNDSEAAKTKRLNKHKKRIKARTRLDEKTVGEWTSWFNVDHPGGEGDFETLEAIRFYYPERICARPLSIQARTTKWELPKEVGEVVRFSPQEGFHCLNKEQPSNRTCSNYHVRFLCPVDPVQKPGWSSWSPWSPCSQTACGLSGTQTRHRTCLKNSAPVPGQLSKCPGKSLERRTCRSEPCQELKWSQWSAWSPCSKTCGSGGKQVRRRSCQKTKHSYCVGRPLEVKLCANIPCPACQLNCAIGIPNKDCAACICPNYTLLGTVRRADGMPLADAQISFAGQPLAPLAQSDRWGQFAIHGICVGNSTNVSAKLERFAPGSASAVVNGSGTSLVEIILHRLEQLYMVTSPESKVRMVGEKVRLCCSAQGTPEPQKYYWYHNGTLLDWKTYNYSRSLVLRDLRTHQAGLYHCKASNDHSSIKSSAAHLTVISPDVPACATRPEEYLIKLPDDCFQEATGSHFYNVGHCPSTPCAGNSSDGLRCQDATTQHCCGTQRMEMREIHCTGYILPVKVVAECGCTTCTRPKVLVRGKASAADDGEPLRFGEIYLGAEKIGFTGYKGTFTIEVPPDTERLVVRFVDRLQKFVDTVKVFPLDQRGGAVYQEVKLMRKKKPVDLASMESNTIPLGEVSEENPIGEIVIPPGSFFRSDGQVYNGTVKASITFVDPRDIGTVSTASSDLNFINAEGDLFPLRTYGMFSMDFWEEETHRGLEIGRVEIKMDTDLIKTPEHTEKMKLWSLNPITGLWEEEASLKLAKKKRKKREERNFLIGNLEVRERRLFNLDVAESRRCFVKVRTYINEKFYPSEQLEGVVVTLINLEPRPGYPSNPQAWGRFDSVVTGPNGACLPAFCDSERADAYTAYVTATMGGEELEAVPSSPRLNPRAIGVSQPYLNKLDYQRTDHEDPALKKTAFRINLAKPNQNNIDETNGPIYAYRNLKDCDEAPVTANHFRFYRVEVDKYEYNVVPFKETDLTTWTGDYLSWWPNPQEFRACYIKVKINGPYEYMVRSRNVGGSHPMTRGQLYGLRDSRSIQDSEIHNSSAACVEFKCSGMLFDQGMVDRTIVSVIPQGSCHRTAINSYLREYLSRHPPLLENNDAMAFTMLAPVDPLGHNYGIYTVTDQNPHLAKEIAIGRCFAGASDGFSREMKSDQGTALTFTCYEKPVGTKSFFQRLLESPSQTLTEMRREMSANEQRRGPSQVVAYPTGLRTVFSTQRRPSRRRRVGTSPIQQ; from the exons ATCCAGAGATGAAAAATGACTCTGAGGCAGCCAAGACAAAACGACTGAATAAAcataaaaaaaggataaaagcCAGGACACGTCTTGATGAAAAAACAGTTG GGGAATGGACCTCTTGGTTCAATGTTGACCATCCTGGAGGCGAAGGGGATTTCGAGACGCTGGAGGCCATCCGGTTCTACTACCCCGAGCGCATTTGTGCCCGGCCCCTCTCTATCCAAGCCCGCACCACTAAGTGGGAGCTGCCCAAGGAAGTGGGGGAAGTCGTGCGCTTCAGTCCCCAAGAAGGCTTCCATTGCCTCAACAAAGAGCAGCCCAGCAATAGGACCTGCTCTAACTATCATGTTCGATTCCTCTGCCCTGTGG ATCCTGTGCAGAAGCCGGGATGGTCAAGTTGGTCTCCCTGGAGTCCCTGTTCCCAGACAGCATGTGGCCTCAGCGGCACCCAAACCAGACACCGGACCTGTCTGAAGAACTCTGCACCAGTGCCGGGACAGCTGTCAAAATGCCCTGGGAAATCCTTGGAACGTCGGACCTGCAGATCTGAGCCCTGCCAAG AACTCAAATGGAGCCAGTGGAGTGCCTGGAGTCCTTGCTCAAAAACATGCGGCAGTGGCGGGAAGCAAGTGCGGCGTCGAAGTTGTCAAAAAACTAAGCACTCGTATTGTGTGGGGCGTCCCTTGGAGGTGAAGCTATGCGCCAACATACCTTGTCCAG CTTGCCAGCTTAACTGTGCCATCGGCATTCCCAACAAGGACTGCGCTGCCTGCATCTGTCCCAACTACACACTCTTGGGCACTGTACGGAGAGCCGATGGGATGCCCCTTGCCGATGCCCAGATATCCTTTGCGGGCCAGCCTCTCGCCCCCTTGGCCCAAAGTGATCGTTGGGGTCAGTTCGCCATCCATGGCATCTGTGTTGGCAATAGCACCAACGTCAGTGCTAAGCTTGAGCGCTTTGCACCAGGTAGTGCCTCAGCTGTTGTCAATGGCTCTGGGACCTCTTTGGTGGAGATCATACTCCACAGACTGG AACAACTTTACATGGTGACCAGCCCTGAATCAAAAGTGAGGATGGTTGGAGAAAAAGTGAGGTTGTGCTGCAGTGCTCAAGGCACCCCTGAACCTCAAAAATATTACTG GTATCACAATGGAACGCTTCTGGACTGGAAAACATACAATTACAGCAGGAGCTTAGTGTTACGTGATTTGAGAACTCACCAAGCTGGCTTATACCACTGCAAAGCCAGCAATGACCACAGTTCAATCAAATCCTCTGCTGCCCATTTGACAGTAATAA GTCCAGATGTTCCAGCATGTGCAACCCGGCCAGAGGAATACCTCATAAAACTCCCTGATGattgttttcaagaggcaacaggttCCCACTTTTACAATGTTGGTCATTGCCCCAGTACTCCCTGTGCTGGAAACTCTTCAGATGGGCTGCGGTGCCAAGATGCAACAACTCAGCATTGTTGTGGGACACAACGCATGGAAATGAGAGAGATCCATTGCACTGGTTACATCCTTCCCGTCAAAGTGGTGGCAGAGTGTGGTTGTACCACCTGTACTCGGCCTAAAGTCCTAGTTCGGGGCAAAGCATCAGCCGCTGATGATGGCGAACCTCTCCGCTTTGGTGAGATCTATCTGGGTGCCGAGAAAATTGGCTTCACAGGGTATAAAGGCACATTCACCATAGAGGTGCCCCCCGACACAGAGAGACTTGTGGTCAGGTTTGTGGATCGGCTGCAGAAATTTGTAGACACGGTCAAGGTTTTCCCACTTGACCAACGTGGCGGGGCTGTTTATCAAGAAGTCAAactgatgaggaagaagaagcccGTTGACCTGGCATCAATGGAATCTAATACTATTCCATTGGGAGAAGTATCTGAAGAAAATCCCATTGGGGAGATAGTCATCCCACCTGGATCTTTCTTCAGATCTGATGGGCAGGTCTACAATGGGACCGTCAAGGCAAGCATTACTTTTGTGGACCCACGGGACATTGGTACAGTGAGCACTGCCTCCAGTGATCTGAATTTCATCAATGCCGAAGGAGATCTCTTCCCTCTCAGGACGTATGGCATGTTCTCAATGGATTTCTGGGAAGAAGAAACACACCGGGGCTTAGAAATCGGCCGGGTGGAGATAAAGATGGACACCGACCTCATCAAAACTCCGGAACACACAGAGAAAATGAAACTCTGGTCCCTCAATCCTATAACAGGCCTGTGGGAAGAAGAAGCATCTCTCAAGCTGGCCAAGAAGAAACGCAAGAAACGGGAAGAGAGAAATTTCTTGATTGGTAACTTGGAAGTCCGGGAAAGGCGCCTATTCAATCTGGACGTTGCAGAAAGCCGTCGCTGCTTCGTCAAAGTCAGAACATACATCAATGAAAAGTTCTACCCTAGTGAGCAGCTGGAGGGAGTGGTTGTGACTCTCATCAATCTTGAGCCCAGACCTGGTTATCCTTCTAACCCTCAGGCCTGGGGTCGATTTGACAGTGTGGTGACAGGTCCCAACGGTGCATGTTTACCTGCTTTCTGCGACAGCGAGAGGGCCGATGCCTACACAGCCTATGTCACAGCAACCATGGGAGGAGAGGAGCTGGAGGCTGTTCCTTCAAGCCCAAGGCTCAACCCTCGAGCTATAggtgtttctcagccttaccTCAACAAGCTTGACTACCAGAGAACCGACCATGAGGACCCTGCCCTAAAGAAGACAGCTTTCAGGATCAATCTTGCCAAACCCAACCAGAACAATATCGATGAGACCAATGGGCCCATTTATGCCTATCGAAATCTAAAGGACTGTGATGAGGCTCCTGTCACAGCCAACCACTTCCGATTTTACCGAGTGGAGGTGGACAAGTATGAATATAATGTTGTGCCTTTTAAAGAGACTGACCTGACCACTTGGACGGGAGACTACCTCTCCTGGTGGCCGAACCCTCAAGAATTCCGGGCCTGCTACATCAAAGTGAAGATTAATGGGCCATACGAATACATGGTGAGGTCACGGAATGTGGGTGGCAGTCATCCAATGACTCGGGGACAACTGTATGGCCTAAGAGATTCCCGTAGCATCCAGGACAGTGAGATACATAACAGCTCCGCAGCCTGCGTTGAATTCAAATGCAGCGGGATGTTGTTTGACCAAGGAATGGTGGACAGGACTATAGTATCTGTCATCCCACAAGGAAGCTGCCACCGTACAGCTATCAATAGCTACTTGAGGGAGTATCTAAGCCGTCACCCGCCTCTATTGGAAAATAATGACGCTATGGCTTTCACCATGTTGGCGCCAGTGGATCCCTTGGGGCACAACTATGGCATCTATACCGTGACTGACCAGAACCCACACCTCGCCAAGGAGATTGCAATTGGGCGCTGCTTTGCTGGTGCCTCAGATGGCTTTTCGCGTGAGATGAA